A window from Candidatus Omnitrophota bacterium encodes these proteins:
- the rpsF gene encoding 30S ribosomal protein S6 has product MNKYEAMVIVRPDLSDENKKTLFKQIDDAVAKNNGQISSSGVWAERRKFYFPINKFMEGIYYLVAFSAPSAAIKEMRNIYKLNENILRVLFTRMDA; this is encoded by the coding sequence ATGAATAAGTATGAAGCAATGGTAATTGTTAGGCCTGACTTATCTGACGAAAATAAAAAAACGTTATTTAAGCAGATCGATGACGCGGTGGCTAAGAATAACGGCCAGATCTCCAGCTCAGGAGTTTGGGCGGAAAGGCGTAAATTTTATTTCCCGATCAATAAATTTATGGAAGGGATTTATTACCTGGTAGCGTTCAGCGCTCCGTCGGCAGCAATCAAAGAGATGCGTAATATTTATAAACTTAATGAGAATATCCTAAGAGTCCTGTTTACGCGTATGGATGCCTAA
- a CDS encoding single-stranded DNA-binding protein produces MASYNKVLLMGNLTKDPELRYTPQGTAVANLRLAVNRKYRTKDQELKEEVCFITAVVWNKQAETCNQYLHKGSSVFVEGRLQSRSWEDNTGAKRSVIEVRAERVQFMGAPGGAAKAQEQVSPIHTQAVPEALAEEPTSESTWLAESEDEAHEG; encoded by the coding sequence ATGGCCAGCTATAATAAAGTTTTATTGATGGGCAATCTTACTAAAGATCCTGAGTTGCGTTATACTCCGCAGGGCACAGCCGTAGCTAACCTGCGCCTGGCGGTAAACCGCAAATATCGCACCAAAGACCAGGAGTTAAAAGAAGAGGTTTGTTTTATAACCGCGGTAGTCTGGAATAAGCAGGCCGAAACATGCAACCAGTATTTACATAAAGGAAGCAGTGTTTTTGTCGAAGGCAGGCTGCAGTCGCGCAGCTGGGAGGATAATACCGGGGCAAAGCGATCAGTAATCGAAGTCAGGGCAGAGCGCGTTCAATTTATGGGTGCTCCGGGCGGGGCGGCTAAGGCGCAGGAACAAGTGAGCCCGATACATACTCAGGCCGTGCCTGAGGCATTAGCTGAGGAGCCCACTAGTGAATCAACATGGTTAGCAGAAAGCGAGGATGAAGCGCATGAAGGTTAA
- the rplI gene encoding 50S ribosomal protein L9: MEVILNKDVEKIGKAGAVVQVKEGFARNFLFPHNLAKPATAGSLKKLEQEKQARNAQSAKAKEELLVVKDRLVELSLTISALAQDDQNLYGSISAQDISEALKAEGFSIDKNIIDLAEPIKSLGIYEIQVKLHPEITAKLKLWVVKTSTI; the protein is encoded by the coding sequence ATGGAAGTAATTTTAAATAAGGATGTAGAAAAAATCGGCAAGGCAGGGGCGGTGGTCCAGGTTAAAGAGGGGTTTGCCCGGAATTTTCTCTTCCCGCATAATTTAGCCAAGCCGGCTACCGCCGGCAGCCTTAAGAAATTAGAACAAGAGAAACAGGCAAGGAACGCCCAATCCGCTAAAGCCAAAGAAGAATTGCTTGTGGTCAAGGATCGCTTGGTCGAACTTTCTTTAACTATTTCCGCGCTGGCTCAGGATGACCAAAATTTATACGGCAGCATCAGCGCCCAGGATATCTCTGAGGCCTTAAAAGCAGAAGGTTTTTCTATCGATAAGAACATTATCGATTTGGCTGAGCCGATAAAATCTTTAGGGATTTATGAAATTCAGGTAAAACTGCATCCGGAAATAACCGCTAAACTTAAATTATGGGTAGTCAAAACAAGCACCATATAG
- the pth gene encoding aminoacyl-tRNA hydrolase, with protein MKIIAGLGNPGLIYAGSRHNIGCAILKSLARSLKVSLKRDNSVLALIGTAKLGSHNVILALPQTFMNLSGKAVSALLKKFKGAPSDLLVVCDDLDLELGRMKIRPSGSSGGHRGLLSIIEHLGTQNFSRLRIGIGRPKNSNDAADYVLAGFLRGQKMLVQEVKEDAVNCCLSWAEKGVVETMNLFNTKTPRA; from the coding sequence GTGAAGATAATTGCGGGCCTGGGAAATCCCGGTTTGATCTACGCGGGCTCCCGGCACAACATAGGCTGCGCGATTTTAAAATCTTTAGCCCGTTCTTTAAAAGTTTCGCTTAAAAGAGACAATTCGGTTCTTGCTTTAATAGGCACGGCTAAATTGGGCTCGCATAATGTGATCTTGGCCCTGCCGCAGACTTTTATGAATTTAAGCGGTAAAGCCGTCAGCGCTTTGCTTAAGAAATTTAAAGGCGCTCCGTCCGATCTTTTGGTGGTTTGCGATGATTTGGATTTGGAGTTGGGCAGGATGAAGATTCGCCCCAGCGGCTCAAGCGGCGGGCACCGGGGGTTACTTTCGATCATTGAACATTTGGGAACACAAAATTTTAGCCGCCTGCGTATCGGGATCGGCCGGCCAAAAAATTCAAACGATGCCGCGGATTATGTGCTGGCGGGTTTTTTACGCGGCCAGAAAATGCTGGTCCAGGAAGTAAAAGAGGATGCCGTCAACTGCTGCCTAAGCTGGGCGGAAAAAGGCGTAGTTGAAACCATGAATCTGTTTAACACAAAGACACCCCGCGCTTAA
- the dnaB gene encoding replicative DNA helicase, which yields MLKELVLDKLPPQNLEAEMAVLGSMLLDEEAVSSAAEKLDAGCFYKDTHKKIFQAIMDLYNANKAVDLITLTDALKKDGALDETGGASYLTSLANAVPTAANINHYAGIVREKYILRTLINNSTRIITVCHESQGNIAEVVDTAEKLIFEVSDRKNQGTYLHLKEIIKDSIETIDRLYQNKAHVTGVPTGYVDFDIKTAGLQPSDLVIIAGRPSMGKSAFALGIAEYAGVIEKIPTAIFSLEMSKEQLVQRMLCSHARVDAHKVRTGYLATSDWPRLTAAAGKLSEAPIFIDDTPAISVMELRARARRLKSHHDIKLIILDYMQLMRGSAMNMESRQQEISEISRSLKALARELNVPVIAISQLSRAVESRTDHRPQLSDLRESGAIEQDADVVVLILREEYYNPSPDNQGIAEAIIAKQRNGPVGSLKLAFIKEFTRFDNLSRIE from the coding sequence ATGCTAAAAGAATTAGTTTTAGACAAGCTGCCTCCGCAGAACCTGGAAGCTGAGATGGCGGTATTGGGATCCATGCTTCTGGATGAAGAGGCGGTATCTTCGGCGGCCGAAAAATTAGACGCCGGGTGTTTTTATAAAGATACGCATAAGAAAATCTTCCAGGCAATAATGGATCTTTATAACGCCAATAAAGCCGTAGACTTGATCACCCTGACCGATGCCTTAAAGAAGGATGGGGCACTCGATGAAACAGGCGGGGCAAGCTATCTTACCTCTTTAGCCAATGCTGTTCCGACTGCCGCCAATATCAACCATTATGCCGGCATCGTGCGTGAAAAATATATCTTAAGGACCTTAATTAATAATTCCACCAGGATTATTACTGTCTGCCATGAAAGCCAGGGGAATATCGCTGAGGTCGTGGATACCGCCGAGAAGCTTATTTTTGAAGTCAGCGACCGGAAAAATCAGGGCACCTATCTGCACCTTAAAGAAATTATCAAGGATAGCATTGAAACAATTGACAGGCTTTATCAGAATAAAGCGCACGTTACCGGAGTACCCACCGGTTATGTGGATTTTGATATTAAGACCGCCGGGTTGCAGCCGTCGGATTTAGTGATTATTGCCGGCCGGCCTTCAATGGGAAAAAGCGCTTTTGCCCTGGGAATCGCCGAATATGCCGGAGTGATTGAAAAGATACCCACCGCGATTTTTAGCTTAGAGATGTCCAAAGAGCAGCTGGTGCAAAGGATGCTTTGTTCGCACGCCCGGGTGGATGCGCATAAAGTGAGGACCGGATATCTGGCGACCAGCGATTGGCCGCGCCTGACCGCGGCTGCCGGAAAGCTTTCGGAAGCCCCCATTTTTATTGACGATACTCCGGCAATCTCGGTCATGGAGCTGCGCGCCCGCGCCCGAAGGCTGAAATCCCATCACGATATAAAATTAATTATTTTAGATTACATGCAGTTAATGCGCGGCTCGGCGATGAATATGGAAAGCCGGCAGCAGGAGATCTCGGAAATTTCGCGTTCGCTTAAAGCTTTGGCCAGGGAATTAAATGTCCCGGTGATTGCCATCAGCCAGCTGTCCCGGGCGGTTGAATCGCGCACGGACCACCGCCCGCAGCTTTCGGATTTAAGGGAGTCCGGAGCAATCGAGCAGGATGCCGATGTAGTCGTGCTGATCTTAAGGGAAGAGTATTATAATCCTTCTCCCGATAACCAGGGAATCGCCGAAGCGATTATTGCCAAGCAGCGTAACGGCCCGGTGGGGTCTTTGAAGTTAGCTTTTATCAAGGAATTCACCAGGTTCGATAATTTGTCCAGGATTGAATAA
- the bamA gene encoding outer membrane protein assembly factor BamA, translating to MRKLIPVLLAPLLIFSTISIVLAEEKPVSAPAVPPAAAPVTVKNVTAMEVVGNKSISTNVIISKMKTRIGSAYQENIISDDLKRLYLLGFFSDIKIDTQDYKDGLKVIISVVERPIIEKISFSGISRITMKDDKIKQQLKSRETQYLDYPSLTEDVHILKKMYEKMGYSQAEITYKVDVDAQKDKAKIVFTVVEGRKVRIKDIIIQGNKTFSSGRILKLLKTKRAWFFNAGVLKDEVLTEDIARVKSFYQREGFTDVAVDYGVKSDAKKTYLLFITIKINEGKKYLVGSVMVKGNKEITEKEILSRLSDCIPGKVFSQEAMKKDISNVQGLYFDRGYISAVVQESTVVNADSGRVDITYAITENQIVYVDKIKIRGNIKTKDLVIRRELRIHPGEKFDGEKLRRSKERLTNLGYFDEVSYDTEESSEPDKKNLLVDVKETKTGSFSFGGGYSTVDQFIGFVEVEQKNFDWRNWPYFTGAGQNLKVRASIGNLSNGAELSFTEPWMFDYPVSFGFDAYRRDHKRDTDVGYGYDEKVTGGDLRLGKEISEYLRTDITYRLDQIQISNINTPASDALLNEEGTNVISSITPSLTYDSRDNVFDTRKGNYLTGAMEFAGGPLAGDKNYWKFSGQASHFMPMPYNAVLEFRGRVGLADPFSNSSSLPIYERFFAGGAYSLRGYEERKVGPVDSKSNDPLGGNSMLVGNIEYTYPLFAFLKVAAFYDVGNVWEKLGDIGSSKNANGVINSGGFKSDVGLGLRIKTPIGPIMLDYGFPMNKASGEDRKKSGRFNFSASHGF from the coding sequence TTGCGTAAATTAATCCCGGTACTTTTAGCACCTCTACTTATCTTTAGCACAATATCCATAGTTTTGGCTGAAGAAAAACCTGTCTCCGCACCCGCAGTCCCTCCCGCGGCCGCCCCGGTAACTGTCAAAAATGTCACTGCCATGGAAGTTGTCGGCAATAAATCGATCAGTACCAATGTGATTATCTCTAAGATGAAGACGCGCATCGGCAGCGCCTATCAGGAAAATATTATCAGTGATGATTTGAAGAGGCTTTACCTGCTGGGGTTTTTTAGCGATATTAAAATCGACACGCAGGATTATAAAGACGGCCTGAAGGTTATTATCAGCGTTGTCGAAAGGCCGATTATCGAGAAGATCAGTTTTTCCGGAATCAGCCGCATTACCATGAAGGATGATAAAATAAAGCAGCAGCTTAAATCCCGCGAAACACAATATTTAGATTATCCCAGCCTTACCGAAGATGTCCATATATTGAAAAAGATGTATGAAAAAATGGGTTATAGCCAGGCCGAGATTACTTATAAAGTTGACGTCGATGCCCAGAAGGATAAAGCGAAGATAGTATTTACTGTTGTCGAAGGCAGGAAGGTGCGCATTAAAGATATTATTATCCAGGGGAATAAAACTTTTTCCAGCGGCCGCATCCTGAAACTGCTGAAGACCAAGCGCGCCTGGTTTTTTAATGCCGGAGTTTTAAAAGATGAAGTGCTGACGGAAGATATCGCGCGGGTCAAGTCTTTTTATCAACGCGAAGGTTTTACCGATGTCGCGGTAGATTACGGAGTTAAATCCGATGCCAAAAAAACATACCTGCTTTTTATTACCATCAAGATTAATGAAGGAAAAAAATACCTGGTAGGCTCGGTTATGGTAAAAGGCAATAAGGAGATTACCGAAAAAGAGATCTTAAGCCGCTTAAGCGACTGTATTCCCGGAAAAGTTTTCAGCCAGGAGGCGATGAAGAAGGATATTAGCAATGTTCAGGGCCTGTATTTTGACCGGGGATATATTTCCGCGGTTGTCCAGGAGTCCACGGTAGTCAATGCCGACAGCGGCAGGGTGGACATAACTTACGCGATTACTGAAAATCAAATTGTTTATGTTGATAAGATTAAAATCCGGGGTAACATTAAAACCAAGGACCTGGTTATCCGCAGGGAATTGAGGATCCATCCCGGAGAAAAATTTGACGGAGAGAAACTGCGGCGCAGCAAGGAGAGGCTGACAAATTTAGGATATTTTGATGAAGTAAGCTATGATACCGAGGAGAGTTCTGAACCGGATAAAAAGAACCTGCTGGTAGATGTAAAAGAGACCAAGACCGGCTCATTCAGCTTCGGCGGCGGTTACAGCACGGTTGATCAGTTCATCGGTTTTGTGGAGGTCGAGCAGAAAAACTTCGACTGGAGGAATTGGCCTTATTTTACCGGCGCCGGGCAGAATTTAAAGGTGCGCGCCTCTATCGGCAATTTGAGTAATGGCGCGGAGTTAAGTTTTACCGAACCCTGGATGTTCGATTATCCGGTTTCTTTCGGCTTCGATGCGTACCGGCGCGACCATAAGCGGGATACCGATGTAGGATATGGTTATGATGAGAAGGTAACCGGCGGGGATTTGCGTTTAGGCAAGGAGATCTCTGAGTATCTGCGTACAGATATCACCTATCGTTTGGATCAGATACAAATCTCAAATATTAATACCCCCGCCTCAGATGCTCTTTTAAATGAGGAGGGCACGAATGTAATCAGCAGTATTACTCCTTCTTTGACCTATGATAGCCGGGATAATGTTTTTGATACCCGAAAAGGTAATTATCTTACCGGGGCAATGGAATTTGCCGGAGGCCCGCTTGCCGGCGACAAGAATTACTGGAAGTTCTCCGGGCAGGCTTCGCATTTTATGCCTATGCCGTATAACGCGGTGCTGGAATTTAGAGGCAGGGTAGGTTTGGCAGATCCATTCAGTAATTCCAGCAGCCTTCCTATTTATGAAAGATTCTTTGCCGGAGGCGCGTACAGTTTAAGAGGTTATGAAGAAAGAAAAGTGGGCCCCGTTGATTCCAAATCAAATGATCCTTTAGGCGGCAATTCTATGTTGGTGGGAAATATCGAATATACTTATCCATTATTTGCTTTTTTAAAAGTAGCGGCATTCTATGATGTAGGTAACGTTTGGGAAAAACTAGGCGATATTGGTTCTTCTAAAAATGCCAACGGAGTTATCAACAGCGGAGGATTTAAATCTGACGTGGGTTTAGGCCTAAGAATTAAAACCCCGATTGGCCCGATAATGCTGGATTATGGTTTTCCCATGAATAAGGCATCCGGCGAAGACAGAAAGAAAAGCGGCAGATTTAACTTCAGCGCCAGCCACGGGTTTTAA
- the rpsR gene encoding 30S ribosomal protein S18, translated as MKVKTRGFDKDKKKLLKKKKDALGPVRKRFCRFCADKLGSIDYKDIKRLEVFITEKGKINSSRFSGNCARHQRRIRELINKARFLSLLPYTR; from the coding sequence ATGAAGGTTAAGACCAGGGGTTTTGACAAAGATAAAAAGAAGCTGTTGAAGAAAAAGAAAGACGCGCTTGGCCCGGTGAGAAAAAGATTTTGCCGGTTTTGCGCGGATAAATTAGGCAGTATTGATTATAAGGATATAAAAAGACTGGAAGTCTTTATTACCGAAAAAGGCAAGATCAATTCCAGCCGTTTTTCCGGTAATTGCGCCAGGCACCAAAGAAGAATTAGGGAGTTAATTAATAAGGCCAGGTTCCTGTCTTTACTTCCCTATACACGGTAA
- a CDS encoding 50S ribosomal protein L25, whose translation MEEIVLEAELREGKGRANTKDLRESGYLPAVIYSRAKDALSIKISRGALLKLVHQYHLENTIINLKIKDDKKAKGRSCLVKEIQYGPVSEDIIHVDFNEISLTEAIKVNVPVETKGEPVGVKQEGGSLEHLLWEIEIECLPTSIPKNIEVDISALKLGEAIHVKDLVFAAGIKPLSDPAAIVLHIIAPMKEEAPAEAVEGEAKEEPEVIKEKKEIPGEGAPAEAAKEKEKEKK comes from the coding sequence ATGGAAGAGATAGTTTTAGAAGCAGAGTTAAGAGAGGGCAAGGGAAGAGCCAACACTAAAGATTTAAGGGAAAGCGGTTATCTGCCCGCGGTAATTTATTCCCGCGCTAAGGATGCCTTATCCATAAAAATTTCCAGGGGCGCACTTTTAAAATTGGTCCATCAGTATCATTTAGAAAACACGATTATTAATCTAAAGATCAAGGATGATAAGAAGGCCAAAGGCCGCTCCTGCCTGGTCAAAGAAATTCAGTATGGCCCGGTTAGCGAAGATATCATCCATGTGGATTTTAATGAGATCTCCCTGACCGAGGCGATCAAAGTCAATGTGCCTGTTGAAACTAAAGGCGAACCTGTCGGCGTGAAACAGGAGGGCGGGTCTTTAGAGCACCTGCTTTGGGAAATCGAAATAGAATGTTTACCCACCAGTATCCCTAAGAATATAGAGGTAGACATTAGCGCCCTTAAGCTGGGGGAAGCAATCCATGTTAAGGATCTAGTTTTTGCAGCGGGAATTAAGCCTTTAAGCGACCCGGCGGCAATTGTTTTACATATCATCGCTCCGATGAAGGAAGAAGCGCCGGCGGAAGCAGTTGAAGGAGAAGCCAAAGAGGAGCCTGAAGTAATTAAAGAGAAGAAGGAAATTCCCGGTGAAGGCGCTCCTGCTGAAGCGGCCAAAGAAAAAGAGAAAGAGAAGAAGTGA